The Methanomassiliicoccales archaeon genome contains a region encoding:
- the gyrA gene encoding DNA gyrase subunit A produces the protein MEDKATRIIQRPIEIEMKKSYIDYAMSVIVGRALPDVRDGLKPVQRRILYAMYDMGLLSNRPHKKSARVVGECFVAGTRVLTDRGLIPIEEIEHGDIVYTHRGRAPVIELYEMPPKPLVRIRLETGAEIVCTPEQPIKILNSSLSYEWKVAKDLTEGDLVVARCIYPENLGYASMRLKDGKQIEINEKIAYLLGYLLMRNSMTREKDHLFLTICDDATQEQLSKALNQISCNGKGTDGTTSSILCHGSLSHISPDDSSSLLQQIVQLIHEKDGIPEPLFHSPRDVLLSLLKGMLDAGLNPLIKSESIRLPFVSRKMAADVQLILHHLGVIASLTPINKQSSERPVERDQTHANSAYAIEVNGLFAERLLKLTGHRRQGRNDTEQSPLAYIKKKVPRTSVDKVAWSSSQIAKFIDQRERCKLDQSLSCKLADQISQFPVSVLSLVDEETDCNLIGDVVGEELPLLGDALQYNLFFIRVNCVESAEPQKTYDLEVAGPHEFVANGIVSHNCLGKYHPHGDMAVYDALVRMAQDFSMRYPLIDGQGNFGSVDGDSAAAMRYTECRLSPIAEEMLADIEKDTVDFVDNFDGSLKEPAVLPGKFPNLIVNGSSGIAVGMATNIPPHNLREVVDAIVHLIDNPSMETQDLMEYIKGPDFPTGGIIYGISGILEAYSTGKGKLKVRARTKVEELENKKRIVITEIPYQVNKSNLIESIAELAKDKRIDGIVDLRDESDREGMRIVIELRKDVMEDIVLNQLFSHTQMEVTFGVINLALVNNEPKVLTLKEALQHFIDYRKSVVIRRTRFELEEAKKRDHILQGLIKAVDALDDTIAMIRAAKTPEEARIALMQRLAITEEQAKAILDIRLQRLTGLEIENLRSEFIEIEKKVRELESILADERKIMDIIKKEMLEIREKHGDERKTEIVHDVLEMDLEDLIPDEEMVIMITHDGYIKRVPLDMYKQQRRGGVGLIGMETKEEDYVTNLFVTSTHNYLMFFTNLGKAYWLKAYQVPVGSRHSKGKPIVNLLPALSEGEKILDTIPIKEFDENHYLVFSTKKGIIKKTPLTAYSHVRSSGIIALGLEPGDELVDTRLTDGTKEIVIATKGGQAVRFNETEVRPMGRPAKGVIGIRLYPGDEVVSMAAVRPDSMLLSITENGYGKLSPVSVYRKTKRGGKGVITIKTGERNGKVVSVLDVAQNDEIIVTSTQGMVIRIPVADIRVMGRATMGVKIMRLREGDKVTAIARLIGEKEEKMVDMAEVTEDKDMIPREPEEEVSDEDFDSIDEF, from the coding sequence ATGGAAGACAAAGCGACGCGAATTATCCAGCGCCCCATTGAGATCGAGATGAAGAAATCCTACATCGATTACGCGATGAGCGTGATCGTGGGCAGAGCTCTTCCGGATGTCAGGGACGGACTCAAGCCAGTTCAAAGAAGGATCCTTTACGCGATGTACGATATGGGGCTCCTTTCGAACAGACCACACAAGAAGAGCGCGCGTGTTGTTGGTGAATGTTTTGTTGCCGGAACGCGGGTGCTGACTGATCGTGGTCTCATCCCGATTGAAGAGATTGAACACGGTGACATTGTTTACACGCACCGCGGACGAGCACCGGTGATCGAGTTATACGAGATGCCTCCGAAACCGCTTGTCAGAATAAGATTGGAAACTGGTGCAGAAATTGTTTGTACACCAGAGCAGCCGATTAAAATTCTCAACTCTTCATTATCTTACGAATGGAAGGTTGCAAAAGATCTTACGGAAGGAGATCTTGTCGTTGCACGGTGCATCTATCCAGAAAATCTTGGTTATGCGAGCATGCGATTGAAAGACGGGAAGCAGATCGAAATCAACGAGAAAATTGCCTACCTTTTAGGTTATCTCCTGATGCGGAACTCGATGACCAGGGAAAAAGATCATCTGTTTTTAACCATTTGTGATGATGCAACTCAAGAACAACTCTCTAAAGCACTGAACCAGATTTCTTGTAACGGAAAAGGTACCGATGGCACGACCTCCTCTATCTTATGTCATGGATCGCTTTCCCATATTTCTCCCGATGACTCATCTTCACTTCTTCAACAGATCGTTCAATTGATTCATGAAAAAGATGGCATTCCCGAGCCCCTTTTCCACTCGCCTCGTGATGTCTTGCTTTCTCTTTTAAAAGGAATGCTTGATGCTGGTCTCAATCCCCTTATTAAAAGTGAATCAATCCGTTTACCTTTTGTATCGCGAAAAATGGCGGCCGATGTCCAGCTGATTTTACATCATCTGGGCGTAATCGCTTCCCTAACCCCAATTAACAAACAATCCAGCGAAAGGCCAGTTGAGCGTGATCAGACTCACGCCAATTCCGCATATGCAATCGAAGTAAATGGTCTGTTCGCTGAAAGACTTTTAAAACTGACTGGGCATCGACGTCAAGGCAGGAATGACACGGAACAATCGCCTCTTGCATATATCAAGAAAAAGGTTCCGAGGACCAGCGTCGATAAGGTAGCGTGGTCTAGCTCTCAGATTGCCAAATTCATCGATCAAAGAGAAAGGTGTAAACTTGATCAATCTCTTTCTTGCAAACTCGCAGATCAAATATCGCAATTCCCAGTATCGGTCTTGTCGTTGGTTGATGAGGAAACAGATTGCAATTTGATCGGCGATGTGGTCGGCGAAGAATTGCCATTGCTGGGGGACGCTCTTCAGTACAACCTCTTCTTCATTCGCGTAAACTGCGTAGAGAGTGCTGAGCCTCAGAAGACATATGACCTCGAGGTCGCAGGACCGCATGAATTTGTTGCAAACGGTATCGTCTCGCACAACTGCCTCGGTAAATATCATCCCCATGGCGACATGGCAGTTTACGACGCCCTTGTGAGAATGGCGCAGGATTTCTCAATGCGGTATCCATTGATCGATGGTCAGGGTAACTTTGGTAGCGTCGACGGCGATTCAGCGGCGGCGATGAGGTACACCGAGTGCCGTCTCTCGCCGATTGCGGAAGAAATGTTGGCCGATATCGAGAAAGATACGGTCGATTTCGTCGATAATTTTGACGGGAGTTTGAAGGAGCCGGCAGTGCTCCCTGGCAAGTTTCCGAACCTCATCGTCAACGGCTCATCGGGGATCGCCGTTGGCATGGCGACGAATATCCCGCCTCACAATCTCAGGGAAGTCGTCGATGCGATCGTCCATCTGATTGATAACCCATCAATGGAAACGCAGGATCTGATGGAGTACATCAAGGGACCCGATTTCCCGACCGGTGGTATCATCTACGGGATTAGTGGCATCCTCGAAGCGTATTCAACGGGTAAAGGAAAGCTAAAGGTGAGAGCGCGGACGAAGGTTGAAGAGTTAGAGAATAAGAAGAGAATCGTGATCACCGAGATTCCCTATCAGGTCAATAAGTCCAATCTCATCGAATCGATCGCCGAACTCGCCAAAGATAAGAGAATCGATGGCATTGTCGATCTGCGAGATGAATCTGATCGCGAGGGCATGCGGATTGTCATTGAGCTTCGCAAAGATGTGATGGAGGACATCGTCCTCAACCAACTCTTTTCACATACCCAGATGGAAGTGACCTTTGGCGTTATCAACCTCGCACTTGTCAACAACGAGCCGAAAGTTCTTACGTTAAAAGAAGCGCTCCAGCATTTCATCGACTACCGGAAGAGCGTCGTGATCAGGAGAACGCGGTTTGAGCTTGAAGAGGCGAAGAAGCGCGATCACATTCTGCAAGGTCTCATCAAAGCGGTCGACGCGCTCGATGATACAATCGCGATGATCAGGGCGGCGAAGACGCCTGAGGAGGCGAGGATCGCACTCATGCAGCGTCTGGCAATCACGGAAGAACAGGCTAAGGCGATTCTTGACATCAGATTACAACGCCTGACAGGTCTGGAAATCGAAAATCTGCGCAGCGAGTTCATCGAGATCGAGAAGAAAGTGCGGGAACTAGAAAGTATTCTGGCGGATGAAAGAAAGATCATGGATATTATCAAGAAAGAGATGCTCGAGATCAGAGAAAAACACGGTGATGAAAGGAAAACAGAAATCGTTCACGACGTGCTGGAAATGGATCTCGAAGATCTCATTCCGGATGAAGAAATGGTCATCATGATCACGCATGACGGCTACATCAAGAGGGTGCCCCTTGATATGTACAAGCAGCAGAGGAGGGGCGGGGTCGGCCTGATCGGGATGGAGACGAAGGAGGAGGACTACGTGACAAATCTCTTCGTCACATCTACGCACAACTACCTGATGTTTTTCACGAATTTGGGAAAAGCTTACTGGCTGAAGGCTTACCAAGTGCCGGTCGGCAGTCGACACTCGAAAGGGAAACCGATCGTTAACCTCTTACCAGCGCTTTCGGAGGGGGAGAAGATTTTGGACACGATCCCCATCAAGGAATTTGACGAAAATCATTACCTTGTTTTTTCGACGAAAAAAGGTATCATCAAGAAAACACCTCTCACCGCTTATTCCCATGTGCGATCGTCTGGTATCATCGCTCTAGGCCTCGAACCTGGCGACGAGCTCGTCGACACGAGACTGACGGATGGCACGAAGGAAATCGTCATCGCAACGAAGGGAGGCCAAGCAGTCAGATTCAACGAAACAGAAGTCAGGCCGATGGGAAGACCTGCAAAAGGTGTCATCGGGATCAGACTCTACCCTGGCGACGAGGTCGTCAGCATGGCGGCAGTGAGGCCAGACTCGATGCTTCTTTCGATCACCGAAAACGGTTATGGCAAGTTGTCGCCAGTGTCTGTATACAGGAAGACGAAGAGAGGGGGTAAAGGCGTCATTACGATTAAAACTGGAGAAAGAAATGGCAAAGTCGTTTCAGTTCTCGATGTCGCTCAAAACGACGAAATCATTGTGACCAGCACGCAAGGCATGGTGATCAGGATTCCCGTTGCTGACATCAGGGTCATGGGAAGGGCGACAATGGGCGTGAAAATCATGCGGCTCCGCGAGGGCGACAAGGTTACAGCCATCGCGCGCCTGATCGGTGAGAAGGAAGAGAAAATGGTCGACATGGCGGAAGTGACCGAGGACAAAGATATGATCCCGCGGGAACCAGAGGAAGAGGTCTCTGACGAGGATTTCGATTCTATCGATGAGTTCTGA